From Bacteroidota bacterium, the proteins below share one genomic window:
- a CDS encoding choice-of-anchor D domain-containing protein: MSRIRTIIFAILLTSVLVSASIAKWTKIANLGTPVGCCYFTDDLTGYAGSGNSASQVPIQIWYTTNGGSSWMNAGVPTASGQVTQICILPDGTGYASIYSTGSMNVNLWKTVDYGRSWTDVSTGSHLGAGVGISSGVPLTTASWNPPLNAGNNQNGVFFMDPLTVLVTPGPNSKTNLAEAWSAWGDPKTRIWYTITELSRRMWISTNNGASWSSRFAFGPPLVTAGIMTGHIFGSAGYLYVQTEQDGIIRGTLKDSGHTWINVGGPSNIADTRTFYVGGCSGEMVIAFDKLGGVWKTNDGGDGTLGVKSEIGFTHPRFPNITACLNESRKFVITNYNCYDYLLNSISFVTNTGGAYTLATPVMPDTIKSGATDTFQLAFDPAKKPGNYTCRVKVNGSFITGLPSLAFDSLLDVAVFVTGEQPRMQVIPSTLELDTASICGGQSDTVFTITNISCDTLTITSGPGVLPPEFTIDPLALPYKLPKDSTVSLRCHFKPTTAGAKTANPIYAATMQGNNTSVQMTLNGFGEDGIAKLAASPASIDLDTLSLCGSGDSAEVSITNTGCVPLFLDNTSIGGDPDYSLASAPAPWRSVAPGDVVRMWVHFVPSLKGKRTATVSIVSHSRSVDSTVMRFSIPVSAQVVSGFAKPQASVSALDFGTLSFCDTRDTSFTIRNIGCDSLRVDSLTLAGTGFSLVGLSLPAYLAPNERIVVGVHATPVGTATTFNGTIHVFTTPDSNLAPVTLTFSLKGASPNVALWLTIDSASATSGSPTAVHLKADPATIGQYRSLDVTLNWNNDLLSHRGSHGVNTIAPSGPVTGIAGPWTFRITGNPFLAADAADSSVAVLDYDVFLTKDTATSVDLTVLKVNDTIPGSGPCTMQATASGTSFRYRIEGCSQPTLHDYLSTGTLRVSAIRPNPVTGSELTIVVESPIKQTATISVHDELGKQVLARTLELAAGTNEIPIGTTALARSRYSVRVVTATAEVTSGFVRK, encoded by the coding sequence GTGAGTCGGATTCGTACGATCATCTTCGCAATTCTGTTGACGAGCGTTCTCGTCTCTGCATCGATCGCCAAATGGACCAAGATCGCAAATCTTGGTACTCCAGTCGGCTGTTGCTATTTCACCGACGACCTCACCGGCTATGCCGGGTCCGGTAACTCTGCAAGCCAAGTCCCGATCCAGATCTGGTACACCACCAATGGCGGCAGCTCGTGGATGAATGCAGGCGTGCCAACAGCAAGCGGACAAGTCACACAGATCTGTATTCTGCCTGATGGCACCGGGTATGCCTCGATCTATTCGACCGGCAGTATGAATGTGAATCTTTGGAAGACCGTGGACTATGGCAGATCCTGGACCGACGTTTCGACCGGGTCACACCTTGGCGCGGGTGTTGGTATATCGAGTGGTGTCCCGCTGACGACTGCAAGCTGGAATCCGCCGCTGAACGCCGGAAACAACCAGAACGGCGTCTTCTTCATGGACCCGTTAACGGTTCTCGTCACACCCGGTCCGAATTCCAAAACGAATCTTGCCGAGGCTTGGTCGGCGTGGGGCGATCCGAAAACCCGCATCTGGTACACGATCACCGAGCTCTCGCGCAGAATGTGGATCTCCACGAACAACGGCGCATCGTGGTCATCTCGATTTGCGTTCGGACCGCCGCTCGTTACTGCTGGGATCATGACCGGGCATATTTTCGGCAGTGCCGGATATCTGTATGTACAGACCGAGCAAGACGGCATAATTCGTGGCACACTCAAAGATAGTGGGCATACATGGATCAATGTCGGCGGCCCGTCAAATATCGCCGATACCCGCACGTTCTATGTCGGCGGGTGCAGCGGCGAAATGGTCATCGCGTTCGATAAGCTCGGAGGGGTGTGGAAAACCAACGATGGAGGCGATGGTACGCTGGGCGTCAAGTCCGAGATTGGCTTCACGCATCCGCGCTTCCCGAACATCACTGCTTGTCTCAACGAATCGCGCAAGTTCGTGATCACGAACTACAACTGCTACGACTATCTGCTGAACTCGATCTCGTTCGTCACAAACACCGGCGGTGCGTACACACTCGCAACGCCCGTGATGCCGGACACCATCAAGAGCGGCGCGACCGATACCTTTCAGCTCGCATTCGATCCTGCAAAAAAGCCCGGCAACTATACGTGCCGCGTAAAGGTCAATGGATCGTTCATCACCGGGTTGCCATCCCTTGCGTTCGACAGCTTGCTCGATGTTGCGGTCTTCGTGACTGGTGAGCAACCAAGAATGCAGGTCATTCCGTCCACACTGGAGCTCGATACGGCAAGCATCTGCGGCGGTCAGTCGGACACCGTGTTCACGATCACGAACATATCCTGCGATACGCTCACAATCACAAGCGGCCCTGGTGTGCTTCCGCCTGAGTTCACTATCGATCCGCTTGCGCTTCCGTACAAGCTACCGAAGGATTCGACGGTCAGCCTGCGTTGCCATTTCAAGCCGACGACGGCAGGGGCCAAGACGGCGAACCCCATATATGCTGCGACGATGCAGGGCAACAACACGTCGGTGCAAATGACCTTGAATGGGTTCGGCGAGGACGGCATCGCGAAGCTTGCGGCATCGCCCGCTTCGATCGACCTCGATACCCTTTCGCTCTGCGGCAGCGGCGATTCTGCCGAAGTCTCGATCACGAACACCGGCTGCGTCCCGCTCTTCCTAGACAACACATCCATCGGTGGCGACCCCGACTACTCACTTGCGTCCGCTCCCGCACCGTGGCGCTCTGTCGCGCCGGGTGATGTTGTTCGCATGTGGGTGCACTTTGTGCCGAGCTTGAAAGGCAAGCGCACAGCGACCGTCTCGATCGTTTCGCATAGCCGCTCCGTTGATTCGACGGTGATGCGTTTCAGCATTCCGGTCTCTGCACAGGTCGTCTCCGGCTTCGCAAAACCACAGGCGTCGGTCTCGGCCCTCGACTTCGGTACCTTGAGCTTCTGCGATACCCGCGATACATCGTTCACCATCCGCAACATCGGCTGCGACTCGCTTCGAGTCGATTCGCTCACACTTGCGGGTACGGGCTTCTCGCTTGTCGGCCTGTCGCTGCCGGCGTATCTCGCGCCGAACGAACGCATCGTTGTCGGCGTGCATGCTACGCCGGTCGGAACCGCCACGACCTTCAACGGCACCATCCACGTCTTCACGACGCCGGATTCGAACCTCGCGCCCGTTACGCTGACCTTCTCGCTTAAAGGCGCCTCGCCGAACGTTGCGCTTTGGCTCACCATCGACTCTGCGAGCGCAACTTCCGGCTCGCCAACAGCAGTCCATCTCAAAGCCGACCCCGCAACGATCGGACAATACCGTTCACTCGATGTGACGCTCAACTGGAATAACGATCTGCTCTCGCATCGCGGCTCGCATGGCGTGAACACCATCGCACCATCCGGCCCCGTGACGGGCATCGCCGGACCCTGGACCTTCCGTATCACGGGCAACCCGTTCCTCGCTGCCGATGCAGCCGACAGCTCCGTTGCCGTGCTCGATTACGATGTCTTCCTCACGAAGGACACCGCGACGTCGGTCGATCTCACGGTGCTCAAAGTCAACGACACCATCCCAGGCTCCGGACCTTGCACGATGCAGGCCACCGCGAGCGGGACGTCATTCCGCTACCGCATCGAAGGCTGCTCGCAACCCACGCTCCACGATTACCTCAGTACCGGCACGCTGCGCGTGAGTGCCATCCGGCCGAACCCGGTGACGGGCAGTGAACTCACGATTGTCGTCGAAAGCCCGATCAAGCAGACGGCCACGATCTCGGTCCACGACGAACTCGGCAAGCAGGTCCTCGCACGCACGCTCGAACTTGCGGCCGGCACCAACGAGATCCCGATCGGCACCACCGCCCTTGCCAGAAGCCGATATAGCGTCCGCGTCGTCACCGCCACCGCCGAGGTGACCTCCGGCTTCGTCAGAAAGTAG
- a CDS encoding bi-domain-containing oxidoreductase → MKQLLTSMRSGAISVRDVDAPEHPKRAGVIVRNYASVISAGTEKMSVELARSSMLEKAKSRPDDVKKVLAEIKQQGFWATYNRVMNKLDTPKPMGYSCAGEVIAVSPDVDDLRPGDRVACGGQGAYHAEVVSVLRNLCVKIPEDVSYEEACYTTLGSIAMQGVRQAELTFGESVAVIGLGLVGQLTCAIARAAGCVVIGIDLDDENVKLAAAHNAQFAFSRKADNLVDKIKSITSGFGVDAVIITAATSSNDPIELSASITRDRGRVVMVGVTKMDIPRDPFYLKELDFRLSRSYGPGRYEHDYEDRGIDYPIGYVRWTERRNMQEFVRLLAERKVNPSRLTTHTIAVADAKRAYDMIAGEIKERYLGIVLTYPQDEGGRMRDVQHHIQSPITNHQSPTIGFIGAGNFAQGFLLPTLKEQADLVVVANETGSSAEDAKTKFGFARSTTDPDAVIASNDVNTIFIATRHNNHAELICNALEAGKHVFCEKPMALKFEDAAKVARTYTEHSALSTQHFLIGFNRRFSPLVVKMKELFGEPHAPKMIFYRVNAGPVPASNWAQDEETGGGRIIGEVCHFIDTAAYLANDALPKSVVAKQISSGRADSIDHDTLSIVIDYEDGSVATILYVANGDKTLPKEEIQVFSGGRTAIMKNFTELEFHRGSGKPHIVKGQGKGHREEVEAFVAAIKNGTPSPIPFESMLATTVATFAVHESLSTGETIRF, encoded by the coding sequence GTGAAGCAATTACTCACCAGCATGCGCTCCGGCGCCATCAGCGTCCGCGACGTGGACGCACCCGAGCACCCGAAGCGTGCGGGCGTCATCGTGCGCAATTACGCCAGTGTCATCAGCGCCGGCACCGAGAAGATGTCGGTCGAACTTGCGCGTTCGTCGATGCTCGAAAAGGCGAAGAGCCGGCCCGATGACGTCAAGAAGGTCCTCGCCGAGATCAAACAGCAAGGGTTCTGGGCGACGTACAATCGTGTGATGAACAAGCTCGACACCCCGAAGCCGATGGGCTACTCGTGTGCGGGCGAGGTCATCGCGGTCAGTCCCGATGTCGACGACCTCCGTCCCGGCGACCGTGTTGCGTGTGGCGGTCAAGGAGCGTATCATGCCGAAGTCGTCAGCGTACTCCGTAATCTCTGTGTCAAGATCCCCGAAGACGTATCGTACGAGGAGGCGTGCTACACAACGCTCGGCTCGATCGCAATGCAAGGTGTTCGTCAGGCCGAGCTGACATTCGGCGAATCCGTCGCCGTGATCGGCCTCGGACTTGTCGGCCAACTCACCTGTGCCATCGCCCGTGCTGCAGGCTGCGTCGTGATCGGCATCGATCTCGATGATGAGAACGTGAAGCTCGCTGCAGCGCACAATGCACAATTTGCATTTAGTCGAAAAGCGGATAACCTTGTTGATAAGATCAAGTCGATCACATCGGGCTTCGGTGTGGATGCCGTAATCATCACTGCGGCGACCAGCTCGAACGATCCGATCGAGCTATCCGCCTCGATCACCCGTGATCGTGGCCGCGTCGTGATGGTCGGCGTGACGAAGATGGATATCCCGCGCGACCCGTTCTATCTCAAAGAGCTTGACTTCCGACTCTCGCGTTCCTACGGTCCGGGACGTTATGAGCACGACTACGAAGACCGCGGCATCGATTACCCCATCGGCTACGTCCGCTGGACCGAGCGCCGCAACATGCAGGAATTCGTTCGGCTGCTCGCAGAACGAAAGGTCAATCCCTCAAGACTGACGACCCATACGATCGCAGTCGCCGACGCGAAACGAGCGTACGACATGATCGCCGGCGAGATCAAGGAGCGGTACCTCGGCATCGTCCTGACCTACCCGCAGGATGAAGGCGGAAGGATGAGGGATGTCCAGCATCACATCCAATCACCAATCACAAACCACCAGTCACCAACCATCGGCTTCATTGGTGCTGGTAACTTCGCCCAAGGCTTTCTGCTGCCCACACTCAAAGAGCAGGCCGATCTTGTCGTCGTTGCGAACGAAACCGGTTCGAGCGCCGAAGATGCCAAGACCAAGTTCGGTTTTGCTCGTTCGACGACGGACCCTGATGCGGTGATCGCATCGAACGACGTCAACACGATCTTCATCGCAACGCGCCACAACAACCATGCCGAGTTGATCTGCAACGCGCTCGAAGCGGGAAAGCATGTCTTCTGCGAGAAGCCGATGGCGCTGAAGTTCGAGGATGCAGCCAAGGTCGCGCGTACTTACACTGAGCACTCAGCACTGAGCACTCAGCACTTCCTCATCGGCTTCAACCGCCGATTCTCACCGCTCGTTGTGAAGATGAAGGAGCTCTTCGGCGAACCGCATGCGCCGAAGATGATCTTCTACCGCGTCAACGCAGGCCCCGTCCCCGCATCGAACTGGGCGCAAGACGAAGAGACCGGCGGCGGACGTATCATTGGCGAGGTCTGCCACTTCATCGATACTGCTGCCTATCTTGCGAACGACGCGCTACCGAAATCCGTCGTTGCGAAACAGATCTCGAGCGGACGTGCGGACTCCATAGATCATGATACCCTCTCAATCGTGATCGACTACGAAGACGGTTCCGTCGCGACGATCCTCTACGTTGCCAACGGCGACAAGACACTACCAAAGGAAGAAATACAGGTCTTCTCGGGTGGCCGAACGGCGATCATGAAGAACTTCACCGAACTCGAATTCCACCGCGGCAGCGGTAAGCCGCACATCGTCAAAGGCCAAGGCAAGGGGCACCGTGAAGAGGTCGAAGCGTTCGTCGCGGCGATCAAGAACGGCACGCCGTCGCCCATCCCCTTCGAGTCGATGCTTGCAACGACCGTCGCAACCTTCGCCGTGCACGAATCGCTTTCGACGGGCGAGACGATTCGCTTCTGA
- a CDS encoding type II toxin-antitoxin system PemK/MazF family toxin: MAKPYIPNRGDIVWVELDPQVGREQAGRRPALVLSEHSYNRSTGLAVCCPITSQQKFYPFEVELPTGLPISGVILSDHIKSIDIPGRIQKHICTAPDEVLARVVKRITLLISASKQS; this comes from the coding sequence ATGGCCAAGCCGTATATACCAAACCGGGGTGATATTGTGTGGGTCGAGCTTGATCCGCAAGTCGGTCGTGAGCAGGCCGGTCGACGTCCGGCGCTTGTGTTGTCAGAACATTCGTACAACCGCTCCACAGGACTCGCCGTGTGTTGCCCAATCACTTCACAACAAAAATTCTATCCGTTCGAGGTCGAACTCCCGACGGGACTTCCGATCAGCGGCGTCATACTCTCCGATCACATCAAGAGCATCGACATTCCCGGACGGATTCAAAAACATATATGCACAGCACCTGACGAGGTGCTCGCTCGTGTTGTAAAGCGGATCACTCTTCTCATCTCTGCATCGAAGCAATCGTGA
- a CDS encoding AbrB/MazE/SpoVT family DNA-binding domain-containing protein, with product MKTLKVRKWGNSLAVRLPKSVAERHEIHDGSEIRYHDLKNRLVLEFDEDRLTLEDLVSKITPENVHSVTDWGAPVGNEIW from the coding sequence ATGAAGACGCTGAAAGTGCGGAAATGGGGAAATTCGTTAGCAGTACGGCTTCCGAAGTCCGTCGCCGAACGGCATGAGATCCACGATGGCTCAGAGATTCGGTATCACGACCTGAAGAACCGACTCGTGCTGGAATTCGACGAGGACCGCCTGACGCTCGAAGACTTGGTGAGCAAAATCACACCCGAGAATGTGCACTCGGTGACGGATTGGGGAGCCCCGGTCGGCAACGAGATCTGGTAA
- a CDS encoding SDR family oxidoreductase, with amino-acid sequence MPRTLITGGAGFLGSHLCDRFVAEGHEVICMDNLVTGNPENVSHLFGKPNFVFEHYDVTNFIHVSGPLDYVLHFASPASPIDYLKLPIQTLKVGSLGTHKALGLAKAKGARFLLASTSETYGDPAIHPQPESYWGNVNPIGIRGVYDEAKRFAEAMTMAYHRYHDLDTRIVRIFNTYGERMRIHDGRAIPEFTRQALKNEQITVFGTGMQTRSVCYVSDLIEGIYRLLLSDYNNPVNIGNPDEVTMLDLAKEIKTMIPESKSEIVFKPLPQDDPQVRQPDITLAKSLLGWEPTVARTEGLKRTIEYFRKAVG; translated from the coding sequence ATGCCAAGAACTCTCATCACCGGCGGAGCCGGATTTCTCGGAAGTCATCTGTGCGATCGTTTTGTCGCTGAAGGACACGAGGTTATCTGCATGGACAATCTGGTGACCGGAAATCCGGAAAACGTCTCGCATCTTTTCGGCAAGCCGAACTTCGTCTTCGAGCATTATGACGTGACGAACTTCATTCACGTCAGCGGCCCGCTTGACTACGTGCTGCACTTCGCGTCGCCGGCAAGCCCGATCGATTACCTGAAGCTTCCGATCCAGACGTTGAAGGTTGGTTCGCTTGGCACGCATAAGGCGCTCGGACTTGCAAAAGCCAAAGGTGCGCGTTTCCTGCTTGCATCAACGAGCGAGACGTACGGTGATCCCGCGATTCATCCGCAGCCGGAATCGTATTGGGGGAATGTGAATCCCATCGGCATCCGCGGCGTGTATGACGAAGCCAAGCGTTTCGCCGAGGCGATGACGATGGCGTATCACCGATATCACGATCTTGACACACGCATCGTGCGCATCTTCAATACATACGGCGAGCGCATGCGCATTCACGATGGTCGCGCGATCCCGGAGTTCACTCGCCAAGCACTCAAGAACGAGCAGATCACGGTGTTCGGCACCGGCATGCAAACGCGCAGCGTGTGTTATGTGAGCGATCTCATCGAAGGTATCTATCGTCTGCTCCTGAGTGACTATAATAATCCGGTAAATATCGGGAATCCCGACGAGGTAACCATGCTCGACCTTGCGAAGGAAATTAAGACGATGATCCCTGAATCCAAGAGCGAGATAGTCTTCAAGCCATTGCCGCAGGACGACCCGCAAGTTCGTCAGCCGGATATCACCCTTGCAAAATCACTGCTCGGCTGGGAGCCGACAGTCGCACGCACCGAAGGACTCAAGCGAACTATCGAGTATTTCCGCAAGGCGGTGGGTTAG
- a CDS encoding ATP-binding protein — protein sequence MSKNPSEPNNFIFKISLSVLDHLGRHLYRSFSTVLGEAISNSWDADAQSVRIYLDRETSNLTIVDDGIGMTPSQFQDHFLKIGYSKRKGNITRSPSGRPFIGRKGIGKLALLSCAKRVTIVTKTEETGWTGGVIDNAGLDSAITEDLTPQDYLLDKYDSGHISSYSSHLIHGTVIHFEGLNEAVKHTDEYLRKIIALSFRFSIIDSTFKIFYQDTEITFDDLEDLALGTQFIWNINTPEDPFALYIQSKFDEKSEVISLPAPVEVRGFLASVKKPRLLKVTGTDERVGVDLFVNGRVREKNILKHIPTARIPEDYLYGQIHFDSLDDGTDRFATGREGIVADDPIYSAFLNALLKHIVNPIVNQWDALRRKHKETGDPENKTITTKQRKLEELVNEVSDEYVKELTTGSKEKQKVRDWIDELSEDAQFNIGAYTDCFVSENLVRKYIDDSAISTDSMKEQIKEYRRQSVEHKEKANISFVIRENDSDLSYLSMDQLTFLADAKGKDKIKDAYLHRHATEYKPLRDAMAHTARLTPESKTRLQSVYDNIKGRIIKLLTESE from the coding sequence ATGTCCAAGAATCCATCTGAGCCAAATAACTTCATATTCAAGATTTCGCTCAGTGTCCTTGATCATCTCGGAAGGCATCTCTACCGAAGTTTTTCAACAGTGTTAGGTGAGGCAATTTCAAACTCTTGGGATGCTGATGCGCAATCTGTCCGCATATACTTAGACAGAGAAACGAGCAATTTGACCATCGTTGATGATGGTATAGGGATGACACCTTCCCAGTTCCAAGATCATTTCTTGAAAATTGGCTACTCGAAGAGAAAAGGAAATATCACGCGTTCACCTAGTGGCAGGCCCTTCATAGGTCGGAAGGGTATTGGAAAACTGGCCTTGCTGTCTTGTGCCAAACGCGTAACGATTGTAACCAAAACAGAAGAAACTGGTTGGACAGGTGGAGTTATCGATAATGCTGGACTTGATTCAGCTATTACAGAAGATCTTACACCTCAAGATTACTTATTGGACAAGTATGACAGTGGTCACATAAGTAGTTATAGCTCACACTTAATTCATGGGACGGTTATTCATTTTGAGGGTCTTAATGAAGCTGTAAAACATACCGACGAGTATCTGAGAAAGATAATAGCCCTATCTTTCAGATTTTCAATTATCGATAGTACGTTCAAGATATTTTATCAAGATACAGAAATAACCTTTGATGATCTAGAGGATCTTGCATTGGGTACCCAGTTCATTTGGAATATTAATACGCCCGAAGATCCATTTGCGCTATATATTCAAAGTAAATTTGATGAGAAGAGCGAAGTTATAAGTCTTCCTGCACCAGTGGAAGTAAGAGGCTTTCTTGCATCCGTTAAGAAGCCGCGCCTGCTTAAAGTGACAGGTACAGATGAACGTGTTGGCGTTGATTTATTTGTGAATGGAAGAGTTCGTGAGAAGAACATCCTAAAGCACATACCAACAGCTCGAATCCCGGAGGATTATTTGTACGGCCAGATTCATTTTGATAGTCTTGATGACGGTACCGATAGGTTTGCCACAGGCAGAGAGGGGATCGTAGCAGACGATCCGATATATTCAGCATTCCTGAATGCCCTCTTAAAACATATTGTCAATCCAATCGTCAATCAATGGGACGCATTACGTAGAAAACACAAAGAGACAGGTGATCCAGAAAACAAAACCATTACAACCAAGCAGCGCAAATTAGAGGAGCTTGTAAATGAGGTTAGTGATGAATATGTGAAAGAATTAACCACCGGTTCGAAGGAAAAGCAGAAAGTCCGTGACTGGATTGATGAATTAAGTGAGGATGCCCAATTCAATATTGGGGCATACACCGATTGTTTCGTATCTGAAAACTTGGTTAGAAAGTATATTGACGACTCGGCCATTTCTACTGACTCGATGAAAGAACAAATTAAGGAATATAGACGACAATCCGTTGAGCATAAGGAAAAAGCAAATATTAGTTTTGTGATCCGAGAAAATGATTCAGATTTGAGTTACTTAAGTATGGATCAACTCACCTTTCTAGCTGATGCAAAGGGTAAGGATAAAATAAAGGATGCGTACTTGCATCGTCACGCTACTGAGTACAAACCACTTCGAGATGCGATGGCTCATACGGCACGTCTTACTCCAGAAAGCAAGACCAGACTACAATCAGTTTACGATAATATAAAAGGTAGGATAATTAAACTTCTCACAGAGTCAGAATAG